A stretch of DNA from Polyodon spathula isolate WHYD16114869_AA chromosome 20, ASM1765450v1, whole genome shotgun sequence:
GGATAACGTTTGATGGGTGATGGGTGCTGGGGATTCATGGGTTAAATGACAAGAACTGAAACCCAAAACACAGTGATCACTTTCACAAGATGTACCGGCACGATGCAGCCCAACAGAACTGGGTAGCGAAGGCCTGGATCCAGTCAGTTTGTTCGCAGTACGAAAGGCTGAGGGGGAGAAAAGGAACGGTGTATGAGTGATGCAGCTCCTTGGCAGTCGCGGGCTAGCATGCAAACGGGAGCAGTTTGTCAAGCATTGCTTTCAGCACAGCTATCCAGCGTGAGATGAACAGTAATAGTCTGGCACTGACTGCACTGTAGTGACGTCTATCGAGAAAGGTGTAGCGTCGATTTCAACAaggtttttttcagtttcagaggGAGACTTAAACTACcaaataatttaacaaacatCCACTATGATAAGGATGTGATGCTGTTGAAGAAGCACTCGCTTATCCAGGCTCTTGCTATTTCATTCTACTAGTTAAGAGGGTTACGGACCCATCATTCTaatataaaatgatttgttttcatgACGGTCCAGAGGAATACGAATAGAAGGCATAGACTGCAATGGGGCTGCGGTTGTGATAACAGAGGGAACATTCGTAAGGGATTTTATGTTGTCTGGTGATTATACGCCCTCTAGTGGCTTCTGTGTGGTATGTGCAGTAGTTGTAAACAGCTGTTTTTTATCTTGTAGTAATGGTTGAATACCACTCCATTATAGACTTAAAGAGCATGGatgggttttttgttgtttgtttagaaactattattttacacagtgtaatataCACAAAATACACTCAAATCTAGCCAATTGTTTAAAGCACAGTGTGAGTATGGAATAGTGCAGTAATGTGTGACAGGGTGAAAACCCTCACAGGTAAACAATGTTTATTGTTGTGGTTTATTCATGTAAATGACGTGTTTATTTTGTACCACCACCTGTTTTCATTCACTTCCATATTCCACAGCTTAAATGAGCAGAATTTTTCCACCAATTTCATATCATTCCATTATCAACTTTATTTTCATATCTTAGTGTGTTTACTTCTGTTTATGAATGTGTAACAGTGTTATTTcttgttgtttaaatgtgtgtattaacTGAACCCAGGAAAGGGTTAACTGTCAGCCTTAGATGTTTAACAGGCCTTCTCCCTTTCCATGTGCGGAATGTCAGCAAGGAGCAATGCTGATTGGCCAGCTCCCAGCTGACATTCCAATAGATTTGACTCTGAGCACCTGACACCTGTCCCTGTGTCTGAGAGGCGCTTGTGGGAGTGAGAAGCAGGAGGCTGGCTGGCAGGGAGTGCTGATACAAGCCTTGTTGAGCCTGCGTCCACTTGGCGTGTCATCCGGTGTGCCGTGAAGGACTCACCCCCTTATATCTTCTATGTGCCAGTTTGCCTGGCTTCATTTCTCCTTATTCAGTCAATAAAAAGTGTGGCCTATAGGTGCACCACCTGAAATGTTAAACCTTGAGTTTCTCTACAGTCAGGCTGTTTGTTCCACTCCTGGTGTCCCCTGAAGCAATGGCCTGAGGGTTTTCTCTCTGTAAAGATAAACGGTCCTCTCCGAGTCTCCTGGGACCCTGAGCTGCTATCTGCACATGTATCTGCTGCACGGAGACAGATATGGTTATTTAGAGAGCACAATGCCTGATAAGAAGTCGCCTCTCCGTCTGTGTTGTGGTGGTCGGAGCCAGACTAATGACCTGTGAAATCTACCCATAGAGACATGCAGCAGTGTGccgggagggagagggaggggggggcatCTTGGAGTTCAACCCTCTGGTTTACCCGTCTAGACAGAGATACGTCCTGTTGATTGGATCTGGAGCATGGGGTAGGCAAAGGAATGGCTGGAATCCATGTAACAGGATTGCCCGTTTTCAAAGCTGTCAGTCCCAGGAGGAGGTCTGACATGAGATGGGAGTCTGCTGTTCCCTGGAAAATGACTTCCCCACCTATAGAATGAAGCTAATAATCTGAAATATGTCTTATGAAAGCGCTGGATACCCGATGGAGTTCAATTATAAAATCTGCAGTGTTTGCCTGGCAGTCTAGTGTTTCAGTAGGAATGGTGCTGTTAGACCAGGCGGATTTTTAGCCATGTGTTTTATTAAGAGCATTATggcattcttttttaaataaatatgctaCTACTGTTACTTTGGTTTGCATATTGCTTGGCTTGGGGACAGCAAGAACAATCCTTCTGTCTTTCTGTCTATTTCATGTTGTTCTGCTAAGTTACATTACTGTATGACTGTGCTCTCTGGCAGGCCCTGGCAGCTTCCCATCTCTGCCAATGAGCTCCGCCACTGCTATCCATCGCTGCTGTGTAAGCAGAGGAGCACTGAGGCAGGCAGGCTTGTGCCTAAAGGAGACATCCAGGCTCCCAGCTCTGCCACAGGTGCTCTGCACTGTACTAGAACACCAATACAATAACCTCACccttatatagcgtctttcagtGCCAGAGCACGTGACACCCAAGCAGGTCCTAGCAGCAGCTGTCAGTCCCAATCTCTGAGGGTGCACTCTAAAGGCAACTAAAACAAGCCGAGGTTAGGCAACGATTAAGGGAGAAGCCTGACCCCTAGTGGGAGGTGTAGGAAGAGCACAGCTCCGACAGGAATGTAACCGGGAGACAGTGGAGGGGTGCCGGGTGATGGTGAGCATGCTGATCTCATCTGTTCTATCACTATTAGTAAATACGTCTGTTTGGATTAGAACAAGCAGCGTGGACAGTAGTATAGTATAGTAAGAATCCTTTTTAAAGTGAGCGTGAATAGATACAGTGCACATGTTTATAAATACAGGCTAACCAAACATTAGACTTGCTATTTGACCTGAGGCTCTGCGCTGTAGCGGCACCTCTCTCCAGGTCCTTTTCCATTCACTTCTGCGCTAGGAGTACCGGTACCGTAGCAGGGGAggtttataaaatgaaataatttgatAATTGTGTCATTTTGATGGAAGACGGATTGGAGCGAGCTTGTTTTGCCAAGGGAGACTCCGCATGAACATTTCCAGACGGCTCTGCAGTCGGGGGAGATTACACTGCGCTACACTGTTCAAACTGTTTACGCATACCAGAAAGCACTGAGTGCCTCTTTGTCGCGAACTGTTTACATGAACTTATTTTGGGAAAATTCCACAAGACTGGACAGGATTTTTTTCCATAAATCATTGAATCTGTAGCTTTGTGTAATGATAGCTTCTGACAGTCATTTATTCTTTGGGACGGTGTTttaatggcatgtaaacaaaatgtgcttggggggggggggggggggggggggggggtgccggGGGGACTCTAAAACCTGCGGACCAACATGCAGGGGAGGGAGGTTATTTAGCACCTCCAGAGATATTAAAGAATAGAATTTAAAGCAGCTAATAAAGGCTGATTGGTCGGAACCCCCTTTACCCCCTTTAAAACACAGCCATATAACAGGCTGTAAACTGGGATTCCCATCTGAATACGGTCCTAAAGCGCAGCACTGTGTCAGATAGAACACAGAAGTTCATTACTGTCTTCTGAACAACGGGGAATAGGGACTGTACAAATATTGAAGTGGTGTTTATCTGCGAATCTGGGCATTTCCTGGTCTAGAGGGTTACTTTTGTATTTCTATATCTGTCTCCCGAATAGTGGACACTGAGCGGGGTGATTCAGCGGCTCCTAGAAAGAGATTTCTGGCAGGAGAGAGACGGCGGCTCTGCGTTCAACGAAGCTCTCGGCGTACTCTTTCCACCTTAAACCGCGTCTGACATGAAGGCTGACTTTAGCGTCGCACCCGACGAAAAGGTATAATGAAGGATAGGTGCAaagccactagagggcagtgttgCCACAAGACAGAAACGTGCAGATAGCGTGGTCCAACAAATAAACACGCTTGACctaaaaacaaagttaaataaaaaagaaacgcAGAATTAGTTTTCGGAGGGAAGCAGATCTTGCTGCACCGGTGCACTCGTATCATGTattgaaacatttcaaaactgcGCTTTATAGCATGGCAATAAGAATAGTTTAGCATTGGCATGTGCTATGCAGCACACAGAAGTATGTTCAAGAAtgcaaatgcataataaaataatgcGAAATACATGGGGATATGGAGAGGCTGTTCGTTTTTATAGCACTGCATTTACTCCAGCTGCATTCAAGCTGCACAATCGGCATGACACCATGTGTTCCTCTGGCAATCCCCTTGGAAATGCAGTGACATCCTCTGGCGATATGTTGTACTGCAACTGAAATAATTAGCTAAAGACGGTGATTTCTAAGCAGGAATGTCCATGGTAGCCAAACAGATAGAGTTTCTGTTGAACCTCTGGCTCTGATCTGACACTGCCAATGACCTCGCTGATTCAGGCCTGTCTGCTAGCGTGCCCACTatgaaactataagaaactaagacAAGCAGACAAAGGGTTCTTTGCAATGCACTGAGGAAGGCACAAGCTGATATGCTTGTCTACTTGTAGTTCCTTCTCTTTACATTCGGATCAGGGGGTTTGAAATGATGAATGACTTGCCTGCCTGGATTTTGAAAGGTTTGGGACTAGGTTTATTTTTTGCCTGCACAGTTGTCCTCAGTAGACAGTGCGATATCGCTGTATGTCCTGTTTACTGTGTCCCGTGTCCCATGTCTTTTTCTCTGTGGTTACCTGTTCGCTCAGAGAAAGAACTTTGAGGAAATGTACAAGCTTGTGACTTTGAGGGATTGTTGATTCAGTGCCGTGCAGCCTCGCTGCAGTACGATTACACCACAGATGTGTGAGCTGTGGGCTTGTGGGGAACCGTGTGATTCCTGTGGAGCTCTGCTTGTTTCTGTTGGCTGCTGCTGGAGCTGCTGAGACCACAGCACTCATAATATCAGTGGAGCGGAACAGCTCCGTTTCCGGACTGTAACTCATTACTGAGTTATTGTGCGAACAGGCTTGGACTTACACCGTTTACTGTGAAAATGCGGCCACTGCCGTATGGTTTCACATACCATGCACCTGTGCACCAGTAGAAGCTTTGCAAGGTTTGTGTCTTACAATGTAGCTGGGCGTCTTGCAGTACCTCTTACCAACTACTAGAGGGAGGTCTTCACTTTAGGTGGTTCCACAGTGCTTTGGAAAGCCGTATTACTTacagacacagagcacagcatACCTTCAAACACTCGGCCTCTAATTATTGCTAGAGtagtaatattattttgaatactaGAGATCAGAAGTGATGTTTGTATTGTGCTGTGAGTACCAAGCGGTTTCCCTTCGTATGTATAACAGATGTGCTAAAATTGACACAGAGGTGTGGAATTCACATGTGTGTGATAGCAAAGCACCAGGACCCTAGAGCTGCACCTGGTATAGGCGGTTTCATTATTCATACACAAGTAAAGGCTGTGTTTGTTTCCTAATCATTACCAGCCCTCATTTAGTCCATTATTTCAGgtgatgaagagaatactgttaaGTATGTTgatgattgtgatgtcaccgttTTCAATGGACCTTGCAGTGGAATAGAATTCCAATGGGTGCCTCGGTAGGATTCAATGAAAGCAGGCGACCTGGTCAGCCGTGCTGATACGGAGAATACAGCACAGAAGTATTGCGATCCAGCGTTGTGTAAATCCATTCACCCCAGTCCAGCTCCATTCTGTTCTCTTCAGACCCAAGTCACCAGTAGAACATGCACTGGTAAGTAGATGAATCAACAGACatcatgttttattcattttcatgCAGAGGATTTCGATTCAGTTCCAGTTCATTCACCAGCAGTTCTGGAGCAGATAATCTGAGATACAGGAAGTAATTGCCATGAAACGATTCAGCATtaccaacaataaataaataaataaataaatagcaagttACTTGCTCAGAAATGTGCTCAAGCGTTTAATATATAAGAGCATTACAATAGTATACAAAACACAGCATGCTTGAGGTGCTACACTTTATGCACCTTCACATATCCGTCTATAGATTgctttttataaaagcattacGGGCTTGCTGCAAAGAAGGCTGCACTGTTTCACAGCAATcggcatttttttaaagtaactgagCATGAAAGCTGCTTTTATTGCATGAGCAGGTCCTCCTTCCCAGATCATCTCCCTCAGCGCTTTGTCTGATCCTGAAAAAGAAGAAGTAAAAACACTGAAGAGGAGCTGTCTGGGGAAATGTGCAGCGTAGCAAAGTAACTGGCCTTGCACTGTCATTAGATTTAAAGAGGGAGCTTTGCTTAGAGCCTAGTGCCACTTGGTGGCTGGATATTGTAATTGCACCTTTTTAAAAGAATAAGGCAACTTGGCACCTATGTTACATATGTACAAATGTATTACTAATAATGAACAGgttagaaaagtaaaaaaaagagaaTGCACTTCTCCACAAGAGAAAGCTGAACTTGCTTCAACTAAAGACAGCAGCTGAAACAGTTTTAAAGGTCGTCTTGGTAGAGATTGCGCTGTTGCTGATGAAGTGGTTTAACGAGGCTGGTGAGGAGATGTATGGCTCTGCAGCCCCTTTGTGATGGCCGTGCTCTGTGTGAATCCTCGTACCTCTCTCTACACAGGGTGCACCAGGTTCCTGTTACAGTGAGGGAAGCAGTGGGGGTTCAGCCAGTGCTCCAGGAACGTCTCCTCGGATCTCTGCTCCAGTCTCTGCTGGTGCAGCAAGTACTCCTGTAGGGAAAGAACGGATAGGTCACTTACTAAACAGTGCCCCCTAACCGTTGTTAATGTGCTAGACTTTCATTGGAAAGAGTTTGCTCTAGCCAATAGAACCCCTCGGAAGGCGTGGCTCTGTCTTGTTTTGTCAACAGGCTGGCATTCTGCGTTTTTAAAAAGCTGGTATATACAGAGATGCTCCTTAGCAAAGATCCAGAATGACTTGAGAACCTCTAGTCAATAGATAAGGGGTATGCTTAAGGGTTTTTAATGAAACTTTAAACctgcaatgtcatttaaaaaaaaaattaaaatgaaaaggtagaTGAATATATCTTTTAAAAGAACCAAAGAAGATCATTTGTGTGTTTGACTCCCCCAGTCCCAAGGCAAGCGGACCAGAGTGTGCAGGTGATGCAGTGTTCTCTGGGCTGTGGGAGGAATGTGCATGCAGCGAGTTACAGTACAGTGGAGCAATGATTAATAACATTGCAGCTCAAAAATCCAAATTCAGTCTTGAATAGACAGTTCTCTTtttgatatatatctatatatattgatatatatatatatattatatctattatatatatctaatctatgttatgtgtgtgtgtgtgtgtgtgtgtgtatatatatatatatagtttttataaaaactattAGAAATACTAGCAGCTGGGAGAGAAATGTTTCTCCGGTAAAACTCTCTCCATTACACCTTTATCACCCAACCCAACTGACAGACACACTGTTTTACTTCATTCTCTTTCATTCACTCAATAAAATCCTCTGGGCTATTAATGGCACTGCATTCCCTGAAACATATCACACATGAGAGTGTGTGACATTTAAGAATAAGTCTGTCCTGTTGCAAGTTGACTAGTGCTATTAATAATATCACTTGTAATGATTAGTGCTTTGCAGTCAGTTGTACATAAAGCCATGGAGACGTTTTAAAACGTGTACTCTTTGCAATGCTGGAGTAAACTGTTAGTTGtggtagtagtattagtagtatctGTCGTGTATTTATATTTCAGAATCATCTCACTTTCCaatctgtttttaattactgtgtatttacacagtagttacttagtaatacatgtgtacttacacaaggACACGGATATTATTCATTGTTACTATGTACTCAATGTGTAAATctctttgcatgatataactataaccctaacccccctaacccttttctcatattgtgtacttacatatgcgtgcaaaaagatttccacattaaggTTCTTTCAAAGAGCCTGCACACATTAATCTAGCGTTCTATTCAGCTATAAGCCCTGGTTGTGATACGAAACAGCAGGCAGAGTACCCTCATTGGTTCATCTGGGTGGCCAGCTTTCCTGGGTCGGTCCTGGCGCTTGCTACGAAGCAgctgttttgctttcttttcctCCAGAATGGGCGAAGCATCTGGGCACAAGAGGAGAACGTTTCACTGAAGGCTCTGCCACAGTATCATTTTCATTTCCCGTAGACTAATAGCAGAAGCTCTGCTGTGCCTTGTCTTTCAGTCAACCAACAAAGTGCTCATTCATACCTCCCTGCTCCCTGGGGATCTTGGGTTTGTGAGGATCGGATTGGAAGACAGCGAGGCTGCTGAGTGCATTTGAAATGAAACTGCGTGTGTCAGCACACCTCAAACCAGGGGCGACGTGGCACATAAGCACCTGGATTCATTGGGTCCAGACCCtctgtaaatatttgtgttaacGATATGTGCTTTCTCCTAAGAGAGTCGTTCATTTCAGACAGTTACATAATGCAAGACAGAGACAGGCATTGCTGTTGGTTTATTTCTTTACCTTGTTATGAGTAAAATGGATTTCAGATTGTTATAGTGCCTGTATCCCTAAAGACATTGAATGAGAACATTGTGATACAGTACCACGACTACGTTAGCTTGTTGCTTTCACCTGCATTTTCATATTTAGTTGGATTGTTCATATTTCTGAAATGATTAAATACACTTTAGGTGATGTTTACCAACTCTTTTACCATTGAAAAGTTTCTAGAGCGCAGAGGAATCCTGtcatccaaaaacaaacaataagacatttaaaattaaacttaatGCACttctagtttgttttgttttatttgaaataataacacatttgttttttgtttttttattattccttttgGAAGAAAGTGGTGCAAACTTTTCATTGGGGGGGTAAAAGCTTCAGGATGCTCTCAGATTTGATATGCTtgaattttcttgttttattccAGTGACCACACTGTAATCAAAACAGGCAACGCAGGGTACTCACAACAGAAATGACTGCTTCTTCTATTCACATGAGGATCATAACAGAAACTTGAAGAGCAATACAAACTCCAGTCACAGTGAGATTAAACACAGACTAACCCCCTGAATACAAACATCACACAATGCAGGAGGAGCGCTCTTCTGCTGTTTCAGAACTGCTCTGTGATACCTGCATGCATTCCTCCCTGCAGAGTATTTTAAACTCTATTCTGAATGTGACAGACATGATTATCCCAGCAGAAGAACAGTCCCCCACACACTGGAACCTTACCTGTAAAGATGGTCAGCAGGaccaaacacagacaaaacagcaccagcttcttCATCTCAGATCCGTCCTGCTCTCTCAGCCAGCTGCTCCAACTGAATAACAAGTCTGAGGCAAACAGAAAGGGGGATTTGAAGCTCCTACATAAGCAGGAGATTGGACCAGTCTGGCACATGACTGTGAATACATCTACTTCAAGAATATCTCCCTTACACCGTTTAGGACACTAAGGGATGTATTCATAAGAGCtacaagttgtgtgtgtgtgtgtgtgtgtgtgtgtgtgtgtatgtatggtcaggtattactatcaatgtgcagacacaatttgagaaaatgtccccacaaagatagtaactcctgaaaaaacgacgttgtgggggcttccccactttgtaaaacaccttttgaagaactaaatatgcctttaaaaaaaaattgaaagtgccaaaatattgagtttgttgtggactttcaccctgtgtggagttttgtgtgactggagttagaaatagtaaataaaaatataatgagagtcaaagagaagtccccacaagtataggaatacaaacgtgtgtgtgtgtgtgtgtgtgtgtgtgcgtgcgtgcgtgctaaATTTTACGGCaaggctaaaatatttttgcAATTGGCCTTCACAATGTTTATGAAATTTATAggtttaatactttgtttttattccacGTTTTCCTTCAAGAGTGGATGCACTCTGCAACTTGTGTTTGAAAATTCCCACGTGTTCTGCATCAGATTCATTATATTGAGGACACATGATTGTGTTTCTGACTTGGTAagaacttcttacactacttacATGCccttcagttgaatggtaaagTCGGTGTAAATTACTTACACATTGGGTGTTTTAAGCAGCACCCTTTACTAGATGTTGTTTTTCATAATATACAGGTATATAGGACTAACCAAGCAGTATAGCTAATCTGTGACTCCATTCCCATCCCACACAAATGAGCTGATAACAGAAAATGGCAGGCGGCTGTAGCACATCGATATCAGCATCTTCTAAAACTATATACACTTTGTAAAACTGTTCGACGTCTTTATGAATGTGTTTGAGGTCCCGGCCCTCTTGTTGGGCCGTGTGGATTGTTTGCTGTGTGCGTGGGAATCGGCTCCAAACTGCGCTCTCTTGCCTGGCGGTGTTTGGTTGACATTGTCACCGCAGCCAGTTCCTTGCTTTCGGCCGCGCTCTCTTGCACTGTCTCCTGAACTCTTCGATACTTTCACCAGAAACACTGACATCATTATTTCCGTTTCCGTCATGAGAGTGGAGCAGTGGAAGGATGCTGTGTGTAAGAGTACAGTAGCTTGGCGCTTAGACATTGTTTTACGTGTGAGACGTTATTAAAATAAATCGGTAACCTTATAACATATTTCATTCAGGGCATCGTGTTGCCTAGCTCAAAACACACACGCAGTGTTAATACAATGTTGCATTCATCATGACTTGCAATACATTTTGAACTTGATGGTGTGCATGTATGGatattatttatgattatttaAACGCCTTGTGTTTTCGTGCAATGGCTGCTTAAATGTTAAATTGAGATCATGCGGAAAGTAAATTATATAGAGTGTGTTAACCGTAAAATACCCAGAGCAGTCCGGCCGAATCCGACGCATTAACTGGCGCATTGGTTCTGCGGTCGTCAGCTATCTGGTTCTTTTGGCGAGTAGGATGGAGGCAGCGGGCGAGGAAGCTGCATCTGCGAGTGCTACCAGCTTGTCGGGCGAGTGGAATTTATTTGCTTGGACCGTGTTTGCGGTCATCCTGCCGGTTCTGATCACGCTGTGGTGCGGCGTGCAGCGGTCCAAGCGAAAGATGGTCATCAAGGACATTCTGAGAAAAAGTAAGAAGCACGACTGGCACGACAGGGACCTGTTCAGCAAGCCCACTTGCTGCTGCGTCTGCTCGCAACACATTCTCCAGGGCGCTATCTGTCACTGCTGCGGGGTGTGCGTGGACGAGGCCTGCCTGCGGAAGGCAGACACGAG
This window harbors:
- the LOC121295728 gene encoding uncharacterized protein C17orf67-like, giving the protein MKKLVLFCLCLVLLTIFTDASPILEEKKAKQLLRSKRQDRPRKAGHPDEPMREYLLHQQRLEQRSEETFLEHWLNPHCFPHCNRNLVHPV